In one window of Drosophila mauritiana strain mau12 chromosome X, ASM438214v1, whole genome shotgun sequence DNA:
- the LOC117147957 gene encoding uncharacterized protein LOC117147957 has translation MQPPKLCSRLRVKNYRYSIVHNRLDPDEHRDHNEPSSSITAAPEHNRLQERISSGTSAAMDDNQGRDEELTPKSTQPLKRVNAEPQGQTN, from the coding sequence atgcagccgccaaaactgtgcagtagactgcGAGTGAAGAACTATCGTTACTCGATTGTGCACAATCGCCTAGACCCGGACGAACATCGCGACCATAACGAGCCCAGTTCCTCCATTACCGCCGCCCCGGAACATAACCGGCTGCAGGAGAGGATCTCGAGTGGAACCAGTGCTGCCATGGATGACAACCAGGGGCGCGATGAAGAACTCACACCAAAAAGCACCCAACCACTAAAGAGGGTAAATGCTGAGCCGCAAGGGCAAACTAATTGA
- the LOC117147962 gene encoding FACT complex subunit SSRP1-like produces MPHCGPRPKKTVNAFLMWINSAGRNYIRAMHPGISPQEVLMKGSEMWGAMVDEEKVVWQETARTAMADYKKKLEK; encoded by the coding sequence ATGCCACACTGCGGACCGCGCCCCAAAAAAACCGTGAATGCATTCTTAATGTGGATAAATTCCGCCGGGCGCAATTACATAAGAGCGATGCATCCCGGGATCAGTCCCCAGGAAGTGTTAATGAAGGGCAGTGAGATGTGGGGAGCCATGGTCGATGAGGAGAAGGTCGTGTGGCAGGAGACGGCACGAACGGCAATGGCCGATTACAAGAAGAAATTGGAGAAGTGA
- the LOC117147955 gene encoding high mobility group protein D-like, whose product MPHCGPRPKKPVNEFLMWINSAGRNYIRAMHPGISPQEVLMKGSEMWGAMVDEEKVVWQEAARTAMADYKKKLEKWNTHKEQSEKTTQTDETVDRSA is encoded by the exons ATGCCACACTGCGGACCGCGCCCCAAAAAACCTGTGAATGAATTCTTAATGTGGATAAATTCCGCCGGGCGCAATTACATAAGAGCGATGCATCCCGGCATCAGTCCCCAGGAAGTGTTAATGAAGGGCAGTGAGATGTGGGGAGCCATGGTCGATGAGGAGAAGGTCGTGTGGCAGGAGGCGGCACGCACGGCAATGGCCGATTACAAGAAGAAATTGGAGAAGTGGAATACACACAAAGAGCAGTCGGAG AAAACTACCCAAACGGATGAGACGGTGGATCGATCTGCATGA
- the LOC117148279 gene encoding high mobility group protein D-like translates to MPHCGPRPKKPVNAFLMWINSAGRNYIRAMHPGISPQEVLMKGSEMWRAMVDEEKVVWQEAARTAMADYKKKLEKWNTHKEQSEKTTQTDETVDRSA, encoded by the exons ATGCCACACTGCGGACCGCGCCCCAAAAAACCCGTGAATGCATTCTTAATGTGGATAAATTCCGCCGGGCGCAATTACATAAGAGCGATGCATCCCGGGATCAGTCCCCAGGAAGTGTTAATGAAGGGCAGTGAGATGTGGAGAGCCATGGTCGATGAGGAGAAGGTCGTGTGGCAGGAGGCGGCACGCACGGCAATGGCCGATTACAAGAAGAAATTGGAGAAGTGGAATACACACAAAGAGCAGTCGGAG AAAACTACCCAAACGGATGAGACGGTGGATCGATCTGCATGA
- the LOC117148282 gene encoding uncharacterized protein LOC117148282: protein MQPPKLCSRLRVKNYRYSIVPIRLDPDEHRDLNEPSSSIIAAPEHNRLQERISSGTSAAMDDNQGRDDELTPKSTQPLKRVNAEPQGQTN from the coding sequence atgcagccgccaaaactgtgcagtagactgcGAGTGAAGAACTATCGTTACTCGATTGTGCCCATTCGCCTAGACCCGGACGAACATCGCGACCTTAACGAGCCCAGTTCCTCCATTATCGCCGCCCCGGAACATAACCGGCTGCAGGAGAGGATCTCGAGTGGAACCAGTGCTGCCATGGATGACAACCAGGGGCGCGATGATGAACTCACACCAAAAAGCACCCAACCACTAAAGAGGGTAAATGCTGAGCCGCAAGGGCAAACTAATTGA